From the genome of Denticeps clupeoides chromosome 4, fDenClu1.1, whole genome shotgun sequence, one region includes:
- the LOC114788562 gene encoding UAP56-interacting factor-like, with translation MARRFSTRTSPMEFTSSGGGGSEEPDKIDMSLDDIIRLNKKAKQRKASGSKPKLPLKGRFSQGRRSGPRAAGAAQRGPNSRFGPRARKAPPSGTVRRGQGVITGLAARKTASRFKGISPLHRPAINKPPQRTRQLVREPQRRRTEVQRRPFRQPDAGKNQSPQTRRPFQLRRWTAPPINQAQKDARQATFLYRRGLKVHAQFQKPAPPAVKQRTRLWRTSTTASGILTVCIDNPSARTQPEPPQAWSLHPPTSVPIPAKTENEPERKPPKGVPLQFDINSVGKQTAITLNERFRILKDKRTTAAKSSKAGRFVTVG, from the exons ATGGCTCGGCGCTTTTCTACAAGAACGAGCCCGATGGAATTCACATCTAGCGGCGGAGGCGGTTCGGAGGAGCCGGATAAAATCGACATGTCTCTGG ACGACATCATACGTCTGAACAAAAAGGCGAAGCAAAGAAAGGCCTCTGGTAGCAAACCCAAGCTGCCATTGAAGGGTCGCTTTTCACAAGGAAGGAGAAGCGGGCCGCGGGCAGCTGGAGCCGCTCAGCGAG GACCAAACTCCAGATTTGGTCCACGTGCCCGGAAAGCTCCGCCATCAGGCACAGTTCGTCGGGGTCAGGGGGTCATCACTGGTCTGGCAGCTAGGAAGACAGCTTCGCGATTTAAAGGCATTAGTCCATTACACCGCCCAGCTATAAATAAG CCCCCTCAGAGGACGAGGCAGTTGGTGCGTGAGCCCCAGCGCAGACGTACAGAGGTCCAGAGAAGACCTTTCAGACAGCCAGATGCAGGAAAAAACCAAAGCCCACAGACTCGCAGACCCTTTCAGCTCCGCAGATg GACTGCACCACCCATTAATCAGGCCCAGAAAGATGCCCGTCAAGCAACTTTTCTCTATCGTAGGGGTTTAAAG GTCCACGCACAGTTTCAGAAACCAGCCCCGCCAGCTGTTAAACAAAGGACACGCCT GTGGCGAACATCAACAACTGCCAGTGGAATCCTGACTGTTTGCATTGACAACCCTTCTGCTAGAACACAGCCTGA GCCGCCCCAGGCATGGTCTCTGCACCCACCAACTTCAGTGCCAATTCCAGCAAAGACGGAGAATGAGCCTGAAAGGAAACCTCCTAAAGGAGTCCCGTTGCAGTTTGATATTAACAGTGTTGGTAAACAG ACAGCCATCACTCTGAATGAACGGTTCCGGATCTTGAAGGATAAGCGTACCACTGCAGCAAAGAGCAGCAAGGCTGGTCGTTTTGTTACTGTGGGATAG
- the cpdp gene encoding CPD photolyase gives MYARLARLIQSARSGKVRRLHDRRLLHFPSLIQTLAFGLRDSGKTAFDRNHSIKRLACTMPPSSSERKRKAKGSAAEASTGKKPKPSSAHQTEEAGGWLEARVATLRRQARGFKFNHKRVSILSDVQKIKQGSQGVVYWMSRDQRVQDNWALIYAQQLAIEDKLPLHICFCLVPHFLDATFRHYAFMLKGLQEVAKECSALEIQFHLLHGSPGDTLPGFVKDWNLGAVVTDFCPLRETLQWLDDVKKGLSSDVPFFQVDAHNIVPCWVASNKQEYGARTIRGKITKLLPEFLTELPAVDQHPHSSSKTPKPIDWENTLSSLEVDRSVGEVDWAQPGTTGGFSMLESFIDQRLQYFATHRNNPNVAALSQLSPWIHFGQISAQRVVSLVQTHGKNREAVASFTEELVVRRELADNFCFYNKKYDSVQGAYEWAQKTLQDHAGDCRKPLYTCEQLEQAQTYDKLWNAAQIQVVTEGKMHGFMRMYWAKKILEWTASPEQALSIAIYLNDRYSLDGCDPNCYVGCMWSICGIHDQGWRERAVFGKVRYMNYEGCKRKFDVGQFERKYCSKKP, from the exons ATGTATGCAAGATTGGCGCGTTTGATTCAATCGGCGCGCAGCGGGAAAGTTCGCCGTTTGCACGATCGTAG GTTACTGCACTTTCCCTCATTGATTCAGACTTTGGCGTTTGGGCTGCGAGACTCAGGGAAAACTGCTTTTGATCGCAACCACTCCATTAAAAGGCTTGCTTGCACCATGCCACCCAGCAGCAGTGAGCGCAAGCGCAAGGCCAAGGGCAGTGCTGCAGAGGCCTCCACTGGCAAAAAGCCGAAGCCTTCATCAGCTCATCAGACGGAGGAAGCGGGCGGCTGGCTGGAAGCCCGGGTGGCCACGCTGCGGAGGCAAGCAAGGGGCTTCAAATTCAACCACAAACGAGTCAGCATCCTGTCCGACGTCCAGAAAATCAAGCAAGGATCTCAGGGGGTTGTGTACTGGATGTCAAGAGATCAGAGGGTGcaag ataACTGGGCTCTAATCTATGCCCAGCAGTTGGCAATCGAAGACAAGCTACCATTGCACATTTGCTTTTGCCTTGTACCACACTTTCTGGATGCAACCTTCAGGCACTATGCCTTTATGCTAAAAGGGCTGCAAGAGGTGGCCAAG GAATGTTCTGCACTCGAAATTCAGTTCCATCTCTTGCACGGTTCACCCGGGGACACGCTGCCGGGGTTTGTCAAGGACTGGAACCTGGGGGCAGTAGTGACAGATTTTTGTCCACTGAGGGAGACGCTACAGTGGCTTGACGATGTCAAGAAGGGTCTCAGCTCAGATGTCCCATTTTTTCAG GTTGATGCCCATAATATTGTACCTTGCTGGGTGGCCTCAAATAAGCAGGAGTATGGGGCCAGGACAATCAGAGGCAAGATCACCAAACTGCTGCCTGAATTCCTCACTGAACTTCCTGCCGTGGACCAACACCCACACTCTTCATCCAAAACACCCAAG CCAATAGACTGGGAGAACACCCTGTCTTCACTGGAGGTGGACCGCAGTGTCGGTGAGGTGGACTGGGCACAGCCTGGCACCACCGGTGGGTTCTCCATGTTGGAGTCTTTCATTGACCAACGCCTGCAATACTTTGCCACCCATCGGAACAACCCCAACGTGGCTGCTCTCAGTCAGTTGTCCCCGTGGATCCACTTTG GTCAGATCTCTGCTCAGCGCGTGGTCAGTCTGGTCCAAACGCATGGCAAGAACAGAGAGGCAGTGGCCTCCTTCACTGAGGAGCTGGTGGTCCGCAGAGAGCTGGCGGACAacttctgcttttacaacaAGAAATATGACAGCGttcagg gagcatATGAGTGGGCACAGAAAACCCTCCAAGACCATGCTGGAGACTGCAGAAAACCCCTTTACACTTGTGAGCAGCTGGAGCAAGCCCAGACTTATGACAAATTATGGAATGCTGCACAG ATCCAGGTGGTGACTGAAGGGAAGATGCATGGTTTCATGAGGATGTACTGGgccaaaaaaattctggaatgGACTGCATCTCCTGAGCAGGCCCTTTCCATTGCCATCTACCTCAATGACCGCTACTCTTTAGATGGGTGTGACCCTAACTGTTATGTGG GTTGCATGTGGTCCATCTGTGGAATCCACGATCAAGGTTGGAGAGAGAGGGCTGTTTTTGGGAAGGTGCGTTACATGAACTATGAAGGCTGCAAACGTAAGTTTGATGTTGGCCAGTTCGAAAGAAAGTACTGCTCCAAAAAGCCTTGA